The DNA sequence CTGCAAAAGACAGTGAATATAGCCTACTAATAAACTAATCAAATTCGTTTTAATAATTGAGTAACTGTTTAAATGCCAAATTTATGATTTGATTTATATGACTTTAAATGAAACGTCTTTTTGCTTTGTACTAtttgttggacaaaacaaagcAATATAAAGATTTTCttactgacattttagagactagTCTTTTTCAAACAGTTcattgaaaaaataatcaacagattaatcaaaaatcaaaaataaaatgtacgaATGCTGTCAGATGGGCACACAaactagcacacacacacacacacacacacacatgaacgaACATACACATTGCATGTAAAATTGCAACTGTATTAGGTTTCTGATTATTGGCCACTCAGCACCGAGCCATCTTGTATTTCTCTTGTCCCCGGCAGCACAGCTGAGGCAAGCCGGAGGAGCAGAGATTTGAACGTTTGATGGATTACATTCCAAGAGGAAAAAAACTGTTTGAAACAGTTGTGCTGTCTGTcaaagctctgtgtgtgtgtgtgtgtgtgtgtgtgtgtgtgtgtgtgtgtgtgtgtgtgtgtgtgtgtgtgtgtgtgtgtgtgtgtgtgtgtgtgtgtgtgtgtgtgtgtgtgtgtgtgtgtgtgtgtgtgtgttctggtgtttaatagttttagatcattttttgtccttttctttttaccatAGATTTCTGTTTAACTCTACGTAGTTTAACTTTAACACAGAGAAGTGCATatctttttaaaattattttttacattataatcaATTCAGTTTAAAATCCAACACAGCATCAGCCACAGCTTTTAACTAGTCTTTAActgctgtacaaaaaaaaagaagagagagtgaGCGAGGCTCCCGTTCTCAGATATTTGAGTCAAGCTCAACTGAACTGAAGCTGGTAATTGCTAATTTTTTATTCATATACCTAATATTTAGATTTTCCGGATTATAATGTGTCACTTCATTATTGTATTTGTGGAAACTTCTTTCAAAATGGATTTGGACAAATAAGGACTGCAGCTCTCGTCACTGACACTTATGATCACTCAACTGAAAACCATTttcataaaatgtttaaaaagctctaaaaaaaaaagttcagtaAAATCCAACATGCTAGTGGTGGAAAGGATTGGCCAGCTAGTTGTTTGACTGCAATGCTGACATTTATCAAGATGCTGCTTTCTTGTCCTGATCTTTcttgaaaaagaaacattttatcTCAGTGGAGCTGCCACAAATCATCGCTAAAGAGGTCTCGGTTGTTGAGAAAACAGTTTACCAAGTCTTAACAGAAAAGACCTCTGTGCAGTCAGATTAGTCATTTCGGATTGTAAATCTTTGCTTTTTCTGTTCTTCCACTCGTCTACAGAAATACCTGTCCCAGCTGGCAGAGGAGAGTCTGTCGGGAATACTTGCTGAACCCTCAGCTGCACACTGACGTCAACTTGACCTCTCACGTCTTGTACAGCAAACAGCAGAGGAAAGATTCTCGTATGTGTGCTGTTTGTGCAAGGCTATGCACAACTACAGCATAGATAATGTGACTCATGGAAGCTAGAGCATGTTTGACAATTGCACTGCTTTTCTTATTATGGGAGAAGGGATGTTTAGATGTTTAGTCTTGAATGGCCATAGATCTCATATCTCAATTTTGTACAAAGCTGAGGTGTAATGTATATGGAGGCTACAATATGTAATTGCATCTTTGGAGGGTTATCAATTTTCTTACAGTTTGCTTCATTGGACTGTgtgataaaaaatgtttttgttatttattttggaACGGAAATGTATTTGCAATGATGATTATTACtgaaaagacacatttttacagAATGGGCTTCATGTTAGTCAATTTTCTGAGTTTGAATCAATTTTAGCAATGATACAGTTACAGCTGCAAAATGACGTGAAATATGTGCTAAGGTTTACTCAGTTAAAAAACTGAGTCAGATTCTCaggtttgttgtatttgtttaaTAGATTGCAATGTTTAGCTTAGTAcacaacatttcatttgtatttaatgCACAGTACACACAACAGTAGctgtctgtcaggtaaatgtaaaTCACTTGGATTGATATTcatgcaggatatttattttctcaaagtTTTATATTGGATTGAATTCATAAGACAATCCCAGTCATATTTGCCGACATATGTAATGCCTTAAATATCAAAGACCTTAAACTGGACCATGTGTTTAATTTATCAGAGTTAAACATGCAATGTTTCATGTTTAGTGAAAGTGATTTGTTCAGAGGGATTATCACATCAGACTCTGTTTTTGTATACTGTGAATACTGATCCTGTGACATCAATTATAGTGTTGTTTTCTTTGACAAACTTTTCATATGATTTTTGatgcaaaaaaacatgaataaacattttaaacgtGTATTTTTCCTCAAATAATCATTGTATAGTGTATGCTATGTGATATATAATGGCCACACAGTCACAACACAGACAGGTACAGTGcagcatccatccatccatccatccattttcttTACTAGTTCTTGGTGGAACTTGAGTTTGGAATGTTGTAAAAGAGCTCCCCCAAGTGTTGAGGCAAAAAACACATCTGTGTGTTAAAATTAGGCCTAAATAGATGTGTAAGTCAGTTTGGATATTCTTGTTTGTTTGGACATTTAACATTGATCCTCAGCTAAATGATTGTACTGTCAGTTATTCTGCTTACTCACACAGAATTTTTACACAGTTAATTGTTCAGACTGCATGCTTGGCCAGAAGAACAAATTATGCTAATTTGACAGAGTCAATCAATCattatcatcaatatcatcgtcgccatcatcatcatcattatcatcataatcatcaataatgacTAGAATGGTGTAGCCGATGTGAAAATATCCCAAAATAGAAAGCGCTGTTTGCAGTACCGCAGATAGGGGGCAACACTTTGTAAACAACATATACTACACAGAACATGCGAGAAGAAAACCGTGTTGCATTGTCATTGGTTCTTTGCTTTAAAAACGCACACACCCCCAGCCaatcagagaaagaaaacacagaccTACGTTCCTGCGTTGCTGGGtagataaaacaaaaaacaacaggaTTCGTGTTAAGAGTTGGAAGCTTTGGACGCAACAGACGGTCAGTTTTCATCGTGAGGTATTTAGCTAATCGACAGAGCAAGGCAGATAGAAATGCATGTTTTATGTCAGTATTGTTGAGACTTACAGTGTTATCGCTGTGGCTAAAAAATGTACACCGAGCTAGCGGAcagttatattatattttactgACGTCTGAGCTTCAACAAACGATAAATGGCGAGTCAGTAACATCAACGAACGGTTAATAAACTGTAAACTGCATATTTAGATAGTGTATATCGTATAAGTGTATGAGTAGGATCGTTTTATATACTCTGGAGACAGTTGAGTCTTTTGACGCAGCTCTTTATTTTGACACTAACGCTAAACATTCAAGCTAACGCAACGCTATTGTTTATCAACAGTGTCACTTTGAATGAAATAGGGGGAGGGGAGGCTGTTGCGTGGCAGCATGTCTGGGCATGTTATTAATCTTGTCTGCGTATAAAATTCTGTTTCCTCTTCAACATTGCAGGTTTTATTTGAAATAATTTGTTTGCACGCTGCTCTGCTGCAAAATCTcttttctgttaaaaaaaaaatggcaactGACTGCGAGGCCTGGCTGAACGCAAACCCCGTTGGTGAGTGTGACAACAATTTAAATGTCTCATCCGCTGTGTCTTATTATGTGGGGCACTGGGGACTTTTCATGCGGAAGTGGTTGACTGCTTATTTTTCTTGCACTGCCTGCAGGTTCTGTGATGCTGAATGTAGCATTGATGCCATTCTGCTATTCATCCTACATTTTGTGGGTGATTGCCGATAGAAATTGACTTAGTATAATTGAGTCTGACATCAAGCATCTTTTCCTGAGTTTATTGGATTTGCACATGGCCCCGGctgaaataaacacaacaaagaACAATCAGCTCTAATCTCCCTGATCTGTTCTGCACAGACAAACCAGTACCACTTACTCATCAACTTAAACTCTCCCCTATTTTGTCCTTGAAATCCAGCAGAGGCGGAGGACCTGAGTGACTCCTTTTTATCTGGAGAGGAAGACAATGCGGGATTCGTTGTcaacaaaaacttcagaaatgaGATAAATGGCAACTTGCTGTCCTCGTCTAGCATCAGCATCCACGAAGCACGTCTCAAGGCGAAGGCCAAGCGGAGGCTGAGAAAGAACTCCTCCAGGGACTCCGGCAGGGGAGACTCTCTCAGCGATAACGGGGACGTGGTCAGTGGAACCTCGGTGGCACCCAGCAGCCCTAAGAGCAAGCTGCTAGACAGAAAGTCCCGACTGGGCAAGGGCAGAGGTCTGCCAAAGAAAGGTATGAAGATTTAACATTTCAATAAATGAAGAAGTCTGTCCAGTTTACTTTTTAATATGGCAATATATTATCAATACTACATTATGATATATGTTAAAGTAATAGCTGTGTGATACCAAAGAGATCAAATGTCTCATTTTCTCTAATTTTCAAAGGATAACCTTTTGCTTATAGTTACTACAGGCGACTACAAGCACATCAAAGAGCCTCTGGTGTTTTAGTGCCCTGTGCTACAAAGAGAAGGCCTTCATCATTGTGACTGGCCCTCCTTCTAGGAGCCATAAACCAATTAGCATGTACACAAATGGCTAGGTGATTTTGAGCAGGTCACGGCCATTTAAAAGCGACCTTTTCTTTTCATCTGCTCTGCCAAGCTTTTCTGTAAATTTCCATTAGAGGTTAAATAATAATCTTGGCAACATTTGTGTTAAGTGTACCAGAAGTTGCTTTTTGTTTGTGATAATCTGTCAACCCATTGGATGTGACACTATTATTTCACCTTTTGGATGGCCATGAGTGGAGATGGAGACAGCTGTTATTTGAGGGGAAATTGACTGGAATGctcctttttaatttaataaggTTAATGGAGCATATGTCTGTTCTGTGTATGAGTTTTGTTAACTGTTTTTGTGTTACTGGACAGAACAATGACAgctatattataataataataataataataataataataataataataataataattgtatttgtatagcacctttttaaaaaacagtttACAAATAGCTTTGACAGGAGAAACAAAAGCACATACAAATCaatacaaataaacatacagtatacactatatatacactatCATTGTAATAATAGATGTGTAAGAAGATGGGGCAGCTTTAAAGGACAGAAAAACGACAATATAATACTTTATCGGGTGACCCTAATGATAACAGCATTAAGTATTCAGTTGATGTTGTAGAATGGCTTACTTGCTTTATCCAATTTATACATTAGACCAAATATAGCCCCTTTAATCTGCCTTTCCCCGAACTGTACTTTTAAAAGTAACACTGATACATCACAAATATATAGCAGATCAGAATTTAGCAAGTGTTCTAATAGTCCAGCTGTCTCCAACTGCGGGTCCTCATTCAGTGACGTAAGCATGCACTTCCTACCTATATGTCCCAGCAGACTGCAATACAGTTCAGTCACTTTGCTTTTCCTGTGGAAGTGTAGTTTCTCTTGGCACAGTGTCTGTTCATTTTGCTGGTTGCATAACAGAACTGTCACGCCAGTGGGGCCCTGTTATTTGAGCTCTCATGCATTAAAAGTTCATGTATTGCAATTTTGAAAGACAAATACAGTGGATGTGTAGAATCTCTGGCGAGAGCAACGTAGCATCCACCATGTTTTAATGCTGAAGTGGAACAGTTTTCCACAACTAATGTGGGCTGTGCTAAATATAGTGGCATGTGCCACTGTGCCTGGTTGGGACTAATGGAGGTTTTAAAGCATGTCACATAAGCTGCTTGATATTGGGTTCTTAATCTGTCTTCAGTCTGACCTCAGACCCAGcagatgtttgtttgtgtaacaCAAACAAAGGCGTCACCTCCCCAGATAGAGGGCTTGTATCCCAGCATGTTTGGTCCTtgggttaaataaaataaataaaacaaatttagcATGGGTATTAGTAGAGATTACACATACAGATAATGATCCATATAACATTAGTAATAGTATAACAACTATAGTATTTCTTTTTTGACCACTGGACAAGACCTGCGTGAAGTCTAACTCATGTTATAAACTATAGCAGAGAGATGTGCTTTGTGATATAAGGAGGTCTGAAAGAGAATTGTTGTAGGTTATTTTGGGTACAgagaaaatacaatacaatacatggAGCATCATTGGCTAAAATCTATTGCGTGGTTTTGACTAAAACACTAAGCAACTGCCTGCACACTCAGTTAAAGGCCTATTGGTTGACAGTTTGTCAAAAGCATCTCACTTTTCTCGACTGCTATTTCCTTCTTGAGGTTAGAACTGTTACTTCTCTTTAAAATGTATCCAGAGGCTTGACACTGCAAAGCCTTTAATGATAATATTACACACATTTGAAAACAATTTGGACGTCTCCAGAGATGTTTGGATGTCAGGTCAGGACAACAAAATAACCAGTGGGGGTTGTCACTAACCGATATGAGTCaagtgcagatttgagttgcgcatgcatCACTTTGCGACAGCCCCACACAGGTAGGCTACCAGATCTGTTTTGCTGTTAGCCACAGAATTATGAGATAGGTACATTACATAgcagtaatttattatttagcgtaaggcatcacattttcacagcatgatccctgatgtcagttctagattagaggctgaagtagcctacaagaacctgctaacaaGAGATTTatgtaatgtcaatacaatttaaaaatggACCTACACAACGAAATTCattcactgctggctacaagcAATCAAACGCAACAAatgctgtcacttgaatggcgttttaaGCTAActttagcaatcaaacaatcatagatagctaaaacgtttgcCGGATCCGGATCCCTTGGTgttaaaccgtttaaatctgagcatgcgcaactcccAAATGCATTCGACCCACATCGGGGAATGACGGGTTCTGACCCTCATCACAGCATGGGGGTGGTCAGGCTTTTAATGAGCAGATTCTGAAAATGTTTCTGGGTTATGTCTGATACTAGCACCATACAGTGGGTGTTTGACCCTAAATTGCTCATAAGATTTAATCTGACAAAGGTTACAAAAACACTTAGGATTCATATATAGATCAGCATCACCTTTCTGTTTCCGTGTCTCAATTTTTACCCTCAGTACCACTAccctagggctgcacgattatggccaaaatgataatcacgattattttgatcaatattgagatcacgattaattatcacgattatttgttgattttagccaaaacaaattttattgtcacataattatataattataactgcttttacatccatattgtgctacattcctcctttattgaaggatactgtgaaggagtatgccatttcagctgttgtgcgaccgctttccacacatgcatgtttgccgtgaaagatacaggcaatgcaattttctgttcacgttaacggcgcatgtggtgcctggtatctaccagacgaaatagctacacggatttctgtggctcattacgctgccacttacatgtctgcgttgcgctctgatgctccgaaacccacgttagaggcaacataaacatcgctgattGTCACACTTATAACACGTTACactgcaggtaacgttagcctaccgttagccacagtagctgactgctaaacagtgtagtgtgtctgtatttcactggaggaTTCCAatagcgggacgtccaacagtctgctgctaaagctatgagctaaaagacacaaactagcactggtccctgctgttgtctgaaaaacaacacagacgggacaaaacgttgcgtttactggtaaactggtaaacattgtgaccggcttatgatgaccgactgctacctgttgtggaattttcctcacgttactctgtcctctgtgactgtctacatctagaaactaagctgcgcggtgcaggcagggaacagctctgattggctcatggagacatgtgatcagacagtggtttatggagcgctagattggctttgcaataactgttctatgaagggaatgactCATTTTAAATATCACTCGATcagcaaatttgatcgtgggaagccaaaatcgtgatcgtgattaaaatttgattaattgtgcagccctacactACCCCACCTTCTTCTTATGTCTGCTTTAAAACTGCTTTGAAGGTGTTTCTCAGGAGTTATATTTCAGGGACATCATGTTCAGAGATGAGATGTTTTCAAAACAACTCATGTTTCAAGTAACCAGATATGTGCCACTCAGTCTTTTGAAAATGaccttgcttttttttattttattttttaccatattacctttttaaaaggaGCCATGAGGATGTTGTCCGATCTCATGTCGAACATTGTCACTGACGTTTGTCCGCAGGTGGGGCTGGAGGAAAAGGTGTGTGGGGCCGATCTGGTGAAGTTTATGAACTGGAGGAGGTGGATCAGAAAGACCCCAACTATGACGAAGCTCAGGTACTGTCTGTggtgtttttctttattatacATGTAGTGTTCGGAATAGCATGGTCACTTGTAAAATCTGATGCAATCAATGCAAAACCCTGCAATAAAAGAAATGTATGTGGGGCttataatgtgtaatgtttgtTGAGACTTTGTTGCAATGTAGTAATTTTTTAAGGTGTAGTTTATGACGTTGCTGTACTAACTTGCATCATATTGTAGATTTGACAAGATTTGACAAGTGTTGTATTAATCTGTTTTATAAATACCACAAACTGTACAAATGAGtcatttactgtaaatgttaaTTCTTGATAAAACTACCAGCATGTATGGCAGCTCAAACACGGTCTttgtagggtgttcctaatactcctttaggtgagtgtatgttaaagccaaaatatgtgtcaaaccattctaaaatgaAGTGTTGTGGTGCTGTACAgatgtcccggcctacaaatcctatcctacggactaaagaaaacatctttgtttggtacagatcctcgcaaaaaaaaaaatcatcaatcttcttttttttttctttttctttttttttatgtatatttttccagtgaaaatgagaatgatacaaaaatgatcattcctccaatatcgtgattcatatcgcaattgcaatatcagtcaaaataatcgcaattagatattttcctcttattacatggcttgcttgaattctaacgtagaatgcggtctgttatttcttgataacagaccgctgctaaggataacacaccgttgccatgcaaaagcagagcgttgccatggacgcagttctgttcactctggaggacagctatcaatcaatccgctgaaagaagtccggataattcagctgtggcaaaaagtggggaaacgTGGAGCAACTTCTGTCCTCCAAGCAATGACAGCAGATCTGATGAGCGTCTATCGCTAGTATCTTTCTATACCGTCTATGATCGCTAGCTACGCAGTAACAGCCGTAGGGACAACAACGCTAATTAGTTAGCTTACATTGCAACTtgtttaacgttaacttacaggtgtgtcaacatgcagcggctctgcaaaaaggaaacgagatgaatgaggacataaacgtccacataaatattcccaaagaagccattcaccgtgtctcacttcaccgtcaacataaatgttcagtttactgtaaattagagcagccgatagcccgctagctcactacaacgcttcggctaatgttgtgtcaattcctgcagtgattaaaacagcagctgggtCATTTGTCCACCACGGCAGCACCCCATAAAATATACGGCTACTACCACAGCCCGTAAGGTGGTGTTGAGTAGCTAATAGACGAAGGATTGCATTACAGAGTTTTTACGTTTCTATGGACGCAGGATTCCAACCGTAGAGACGGAACGGACTATTTTCTCTAGTGGAAGCAATACAATcgtatttaaatcaataaactcccatttaaatctatattttgtcaagttattagtcaaattattgatttatttggtaagtagccatgtaataagcgggataatgtagagcgaggcggttgttatagcgaatacaaccccttcaggctgattcaagaccctggtcctgatcaccctgtcggggttgtattcgctataacaaccgcctcgctctacattatcccttacatatcGTGCAGCTCTACAGCTCATCCTTATTTAATCTCCCAAATGCTTGACCTAgaatgtgatttttgttttgacaGGAAAACTGTGTGTATGAGACTGTGGTTCCCCCGCTGGATGAGAGGGACTTTGAGAAGACAGTCACCCCCATAGTGCAAGAGTACTTTGAACATGGAGACACAAATGAAGTAGCGGTAAGTGTGCAGGAAACAACCTGTCAGTGTACTTGTGCGTGACAGCAGCCGAAAGAAACGGAAGCGGAAATCTACATAGAAAGTTCTCTATAAATAACAAGAATTGAAAGACGTGAACACAGCCAAGTTAATGTTTCTCTCCACATCCAGGAGCTGCTTGCAGAACTGAACCTGGGACCGATGCAGAGCAAAGTGCCCTCGCTGGCTGTGTCGCTGGCCCTGGAGGCCAAAGCCAGCCACCGGGAGCTCACCTCCAGGCTGCTGGCCGACCTGTGTGGGCCGGTGCTGTCCCTCAGCGACATGGAAAAGTCCTTCGACCAACTGCTCCTAGAGCTGCCCGATCTGGTCTTGGACACACCTGGAGCCCCACAGGTGAGTCAACTGAGGGTGTACACCTGTAGCTCAATTAGCAACTTATAGCTGGGCGATAATGGCCAAAATCTTCTATCCCGAATTAAGTAATTTCATATCTCCAtcgatatactgtatatcacaatATAGCATGTGTTCTGGTAATTAAATAACCACATGTTGAAGCCTATTTTTGTATACTCATGTAAATTAAATACTTGACAAATGCAAAGTACtgaatattttctcattttattaagaACTTTGAATGAACAATGAATGAACATAATGCTCAAGTATGAGAAGTGTCGTCCAAATGATGTACATATTGCCGTAACGCAGCTACTGGCGCTGTTTTTTTGAGATCGCCATAGAAACGATATGGAAAAATATATACGATAGTCATTTTTATATCGTTATTGGTCAGTCCCATTACAAGCAACACACAAAACTCGTTTCatactgtaagtgtgtgtgtgtgtgtgtgtgtgtgtgtgtgtgtgtgtgtgtgtgtgtgtgtgtgtgtgtgtgtgtgtgtgtgtgtgtgtgtgtgtgtgtgtgtgtgtgtgtggcacagaCATGAGATCTCTGTCCATTGTCTGTCTGCTCTCGCAAAATGCAAGCTCAGCAAAGGACGCTCAAAGGGTTATTGGTTGCCACCCCTCACACCCTTCCTGTCTCGTTGGGGCTCACTAGTCATTTCTGTCCACTCTCCCAGTTCTCTGTGGGTAATGACTCTGCCTTGCCCCCGCCTCCCTTTACccatctcactctctctttctcagtttctttcacacacattgcacactcctctctttctcctcatgTGCCTGCCAGTCTAGACACAGCCATGGGTCAAATGAGACGGAGCTGCCTCTTGTCTGAACAGGAACAATGATCAGTGTTGAGCACAGGCTTTGTGGAGGCCAGAAGAGCAAAGCCAGCTCTTTCGTTTCCCTAAATCATGTGCTTGCACTACtgtaaacaaacacatacacacgtgcCCCTGAGGCCACTGCCAGTCATCTGTCAtgtcagtgtatttgtgggGCCTCCATGTATTCTCATGCAACAAAACTGTATTCTATTTACTGTTGCAAGAAGACTCTGTTCCTTGAAGTAATGGAATAAAACAACTTTGCATTAGTGATTTTAAAATATGACTTTGTCCTGTATTTTCTATATAACAAATACAAATTAATTcccagataaataaaaaaaatgaatcaatagGGAGCCATAGAAATGCCAGGGTCTTTCTGAATAAGTGCTTATTCCTCACAGAATGTCCCTGCACAAAAAGGCTAGATGTTTTACATGTCAGGCATTCATGAACATGAGGCCCTTGACtttcatgtttgtttaaaaaaatgttcccTCTTTTGTGTTCATTTTCCAGTTGGTGGGCCAATTCATTGCACGCGCTGTGAGCGACCAAATATTGTCCAAGAGCTACATCGATGGCTATAAAGGCAGAGTTGACTGTCAATACACAAGGTATGGGATGGTTGGCCGAGCTCTGCTGGTGCCGTTATTTTAGTTTCCCGTTCTATGCTCTTATTATGAAAATCCTTAGTGATTATGTCAGGGTTTAAAgtgtttgtaaatgagattaTAGTGAATCCCTAAAATATAAGAGGGTATTCAGTCAATAATATAGAATGTGTGTACACATAATAGTCAGATCATTAAATATAGCATAGAGAGGCCACTTCAGGAAGTAAGGTAAGAAAGTGCAGGagaatctgattttttttttttttttttttttggcttttcctttattgtgttatctttttgtgcacgttatagacctttttcacagcagacatgttgacatgtcatagtaggaaaagcacaggtgtattcgaaaccattaatgatggctgcattccacttaggagaggccctggtatt is a window from the Perca fluviatilis chromosome 1, GENO_Pfluv_1.0, whole genome shotgun sequence genome containing:
- the pdcd4b gene encoding programmed cell death protein 4b isoform X1 — translated: MATDCEAWLNANPVAEAEDLSDSFLSGEEDNAGFVVNKNFRNEINGNLLSSSSISIHEARLKAKAKRRLRKNSSRDSGRGDSLSDNGDVVSGTSVAPSSPKSKLLDRKSRLGKGRGLPKKGGAGGKGVWGRSGEVYELEEVDQKDPNYDEAQENCVYETVVPPLDERDFEKTVTPIVQEYFEHGDTNEVAELLAELNLGPMQSKVPSLAVSLALEAKASHRELTSRLLADLCGPVLSLSDMEKSFDQLLLELPDLVLDTPGAPQLVGQFIARAVSDQILSKSYIDGYKGRVDCQYTRVSLDRAAVLLRMSMGGLRIDNQWGTGGGQRPVIQLIKEMILLLKEYILSGDSKEAEKCLKDLEVPHFHHEFVYEAIVMMLESKGEKTLKMILQLLKSLSVSSVINIDQMRRGYERVYMDIAEINIDVPRAYFILEQCVDKSFSMGIIDVKLRDLCPCRGRKRFVSEGDGGVVKLESY
- the pdcd4b gene encoding programmed cell death protein 4b isoform X2, with amino-acid sequence MATDCEAWLNANPVEAEDLSDSFLSGEEDNAGFVVNKNFRNEINGNLLSSSSISIHEARLKAKAKRRLRKNSSRDSGRGDSLSDNGDVVSGTSVAPSSPKSKLLDRKSRLGKGRGLPKKGGAGGKGVWGRSGEVYELEEVDQKDPNYDEAQENCVYETVVPPLDERDFEKTVTPIVQEYFEHGDTNEVAELLAELNLGPMQSKVPSLAVSLALEAKASHRELTSRLLADLCGPVLSLSDMEKSFDQLLLELPDLVLDTPGAPQLVGQFIARAVSDQILSKSYIDGYKGRVDCQYTRVSLDRAAVLLRMSMGGLRIDNQWGTGGGQRPVIQLIKEMILLLKEYILSGDSKEAEKCLKDLEVPHFHHEFVYEAIVMMLESKGEKTLKMILQLLKSLSVSSVINIDQMRRGYERVYMDIAEINIDVPRAYFILEQCVDKSFSMGIIDVKLRDLCPCRGRKRFVSEGDGGVVKLESY